A genomic segment from Alistipes senegalensis JC50 encodes:
- a CDS encoding response regulator transcription factor, translated as MSHRILLVDDEIDILEFVRYNLVREGYEVFTAQNGAEALEKAAECRPHLILLDMMMPVMDGAQTCRAIRENPVLKDTMVVFLSALGEEQQQLAGFGVGADDYLTKPIKMKLLVSRVQAILKRIDADAVPAAPPAPGITIDRDRYTVIRDGREIALPRKEFALLDLLCSSPGRLIPREEIYAKIWGTEVVVGDRTIDVHIRKLRQKIGDERIVTVKGVGYKYEP; from the coding sequence ATGAGTCATCGCATCCTGCTGGTTGACGACGAGATCGACATCCTCGAATTCGTCCGTTACAACCTCGTCCGCGAGGGTTACGAGGTTTTCACGGCCCAGAACGGCGCCGAGGCGCTCGAAAAGGCCGCCGAATGCCGTCCGCACCTGATTCTGCTCGACATGATGATGCCGGTGATGGACGGTGCGCAGACCTGCCGAGCCATCCGCGAAAACCCCGTGCTGAAAGACACGATGGTGGTTTTCCTCTCGGCGCTGGGCGAGGAGCAGCAGCAGCTGGCGGGCTTCGGCGTGGGAGCCGACGATTACCTCACGAAGCCGATCAAGATGAAGCTGCTGGTGAGCCGCGTGCAGGCGATTCTCAAACGCATCGACGCCGACGCGGTCCCCGCCGCACCGCCGGCCCCGGGCATCACGATCGACCGCGACCGCTACACCGTGATCCGCGACGGGCGGGAAATCGCCCTGCCGCGCAAGGAATTCGCGCTGCTCGACCTGCTCTGCTCGTCGCCGGGGCGGCTGATCCCGCGGGAGGAGATCTACGCCAAGATCTGGGGCACGGAGGTGGTCGTGGGCGACCGCACGATCGATGTCCACATCCGCAAGCTGCGCCAGAAGATCGGCGACGAACGCATCGTGACGGTCAAGGGCGTGGGATATAAATATGAACCCTGA
- a CDS encoding DEAD/DEAH box helicase has translation MTNEADFSTLGLSEQMLEAVRAKGFETPTSIQRLTIPRLLSGGNDIIAQSQTGTGKTAAFGLPILQQTEHSADGVQALVLVPTRELAVQAAEELLSFNAGRRLSITAIYGGAAMSEQLRRLSRGVDIVVGTPGRVLDHIRRGTLKLDKVRFLVLDEADEMLDMGFLEDVEEIMNHTGADRRVLLFSATMPERIVRLSEAYMRDTEMLRIESQHQTADLTNQIYFEVREADKFDALTRIIDIEPDFYGIVFCRTKIGADEVATRLASHGYAAEGLHGDVSQAQREKILRKFRDRTVNILVATDVAARGIDVSNLSHVINYSLPQDSESYVHRIGRTGRAGREGTAITFISGAELRRFNWMMRDIKADIRRKTLPSPQDIVAMKRAKIKEELREIVESESYGDYADYAAELLETYAPDVALGALLRLAFRSELDQSSYPEIRSFSVDRKGRTRLFLTLGTRDGYSGRKLVEMLKRKCGLRDKHIDDVRLFENYSLVSVPFSDAESVVSRLNASGGRRRIARIDREDAVAGAKPEPGESRPEKRSRRRDAEPAPQAAERSRREAAEVAEEESRPRESRPEEETPKESRPEKRGRKRAANDWNVPPAGGNEAFDWEAFQRFAEAAAWEKPRRGGTRSVRRGVRPVTTGRQAAPKRLAAKDRKR, from the coding sequence ATGACCAACGAAGCTGATTTCAGCACATTGGGCCTCAGCGAGCAGATGCTCGAAGCGGTCCGCGCAAAAGGGTTCGAAACTCCCACATCCATTCAACGACTCACGATTCCCCGCCTGCTCTCCGGCGGAAACGACATCATAGCACAATCCCAGACCGGCACGGGCAAGACCGCCGCTTTCGGACTGCCGATACTCCAGCAGACCGAACATTCGGCCGACGGGGTGCAGGCCCTCGTCCTCGTCCCGACGCGCGAACTGGCCGTGCAGGCCGCCGAAGAGCTCCTGAGCTTCAACGCCGGGCGGCGGCTCTCGATCACGGCCATCTACGGAGGGGCCGCCATGAGCGAGCAGCTGCGCCGTCTGTCGCGCGGCGTGGACATCGTCGTGGGGACCCCGGGCCGCGTGCTGGACCACATCCGCCGCGGCACGCTCAAACTCGACAAGGTCCGTTTCCTGGTGCTGGACGAGGCCGACGAGATGCTCGACATGGGTTTTCTCGAAGATGTCGAAGAGATCATGAATCATACGGGCGCCGACCGCCGCGTGCTGCTCTTCTCGGCCACGATGCCCGAACGGATCGTCCGGCTGTCGGAGGCTTACATGCGCGATACGGAGATGCTGCGCATCGAGTCGCAGCACCAGACCGCCGATCTGACGAACCAGATCTATTTCGAGGTGCGCGAGGCCGACAAGTTCGACGCTCTGACGCGCATCATCGACATCGAGCCGGATTTTTACGGCATCGTCTTCTGCCGCACGAAGATCGGCGCGGACGAGGTGGCGACGCGCCTCGCATCGCACGGCTACGCTGCCGAGGGGCTGCACGGCGACGTGTCGCAGGCCCAGCGCGAAAAGATCCTGCGCAAGTTCCGCGACCGGACGGTCAACATCCTGGTGGCCACCGACGTTGCGGCGCGCGGCATCGACGTGTCGAACCTTTCGCACGTCATCAACTACTCGCTGCCGCAGGATTCGGAGAGCTATGTCCACCGCATCGGCCGTACGGGCCGTGCCGGGCGCGAGGGCACGGCCATCACCTTCATTTCGGGCGCCGAGCTGCGGCGTTTCAATTGGATGATGCGCGACATCAAGGCCGACATCCGGCGCAAGACGCTCCCCTCGCCGCAGGACATCGTGGCGATGAAGCGCGCCAAGATCAAAGAGGAGCTGCGGGAGATCGTCGAGAGCGAGTCTTACGGCGACTATGCCGACTATGCCGCCGAGCTGCTCGAAACCTATGCGCCCGACGTGGCGCTGGGGGCTCTGCTCCGGCTGGCGTTCCGCAGCGAACTGGACCAGAGCAGCTATCCCGAAATCCGTTCGTTCTCGGTGGACCGCAAGGGCAGGACCCGGCTGTTCCTGACCCTCGGGACACGCGACGGCTATTCGGGCCGCAAGCTGGTCGAGATGCTCAAGCGCAAATGCGGGCTGCGCGACAAGCATATCGACGACGTGCGCCTCTTCGAGAATTATTCGCTGGTGAGCGTGCCGTTCAGCGACGCCGAGAGCGTCGTGAGCCGGCTCAACGCCTCGGGCGGACGCCGCCGCATCGCCCGGATCGACCGCGAGGATGCGGTCGCAGGGGCGAAACCGGAGCCGGGCGAATCCCGTCCCGAGAAGCGGAGCCGCCGCCGGGATGCGGAGCCTGCGCCGCAGGCCGCGGAACGGAGCCGCAGGGAGGCGGCCGAGGTCGCAGAGGAGGAGAGCCGTCCGAGAGAGAGCCGTCCGGAGGAGGAGACTCCGAAGGAGAGCCGCCCGGAGAAGCGGGGCCGGAAACGGGCTGCGAACGACTGGAACGTGCCCCCGGCGGGCGGCAACGAAGCCTTCGACTGGGAGGCTTTCCAGCGTTTCGCCGAGGCTGCGGCGTGGGAGAAGCCCCGGCGCGGCGGAACCCGAAGCGTGCGCCGCGGGGTGCGTCCCGTCACGACGGGGCGTCAGGCTGCGCCCAAACGTCTCGCCGCCAAGGACCGCAAGCGCTGA
- a CDS encoding glutamate-5-semialdehyde dehydrogenase: protein MDTKYETLFAAARRAGTELARTDAATLGRAVMTAARLLRTHADSLLEANALDLAAMTADSPLRDRLRLTPERIAGIASDMEAVAGLPAPQGTTIDEWTRPNGLSIRKVRVPFGVVGMICEARPNVTADIFSLCLRTGNACVLKGGSDARRSNEAIAALLHEALRSEGIDPAAFTLLPSDHEAVAALLGAVGYVDVVIPRGGAGLIRFVRENARIPVIETGAGIVHTYFDADGDLAKGRAVICNAKTRRVSVCNALDCLIVHRSRLGELAELCDPMAAARVTIYTDTEAYAALAGRYPASLLRPAEEKHFGTEFLDYKLAVKTVGSLDEALAHIERYSSRHSEAIVTENAETARLFTQRTDAACVYVNVSTAFTDGGQFGFGAEVGISTQKLHARGPMGLPELTTYKYVVSGDGQTRDS from the coding sequence ATGGATACGAAATACGAAACCCTCTTCGCCGCCGCCCGCCGCGCGGGAACCGAACTGGCCCGCACCGACGCCGCGACGCTGGGCCGCGCCGTCATGACGGCCGCCCGGCTGCTCCGGACACACGCCGACAGCCTGCTGGAGGCCAACGCCCTCGACCTCGCGGCGATGACCGCCGACTCGCCCCTGCGCGACCGGCTGCGGCTGACGCCCGAACGCATCGCAGGCATCGCCTCCGACATGGAGGCCGTCGCCGGGCTCCCCGCACCGCAGGGCACGACGATCGACGAGTGGACCCGCCCCAACGGACTGTCGATCCGCAAGGTCCGCGTGCCGTTCGGCGTCGTGGGAATGATCTGCGAGGCGCGTCCGAACGTCACGGCCGACATCTTCTCGCTGTGTCTCAGGACGGGCAACGCCTGCGTGCTGAAAGGCGGCAGCGACGCCCGCCGCTCCAACGAGGCCATCGCCGCCCTGCTCCACGAAGCGCTCCGCAGCGAGGGCATCGACCCGGCGGCCTTCACCCTGCTGCCCTCCGACCACGAAGCCGTGGCGGCGCTGCTCGGGGCCGTGGGCTACGTCGATGTGGTGATCCCCCGCGGCGGTGCCGGGCTGATCCGCTTCGTGCGCGAGAACGCCCGCATTCCCGTCATCGAGACCGGCGCGGGCATCGTCCACACCTATTTCGACGCGGACGGCGACCTGGCGAAAGGCCGCGCCGTGATCTGCAACGCCAAGACGCGGCGCGTGAGCGTCTGCAACGCTCTCGACTGCCTCATCGTCCACCGCAGCCGCCTCGGGGAGCTGGCCGAACTGTGCGACCCGATGGCCGCCGCACGGGTCACGATCTACACCGATACGGAGGCTTACGCCGCTCTCGCGGGCCGCTACCCCGCCAGCCTGCTCCGCCCCGCCGAGGAGAAGCATTTCGGCACCGAGTTCCTCGACTACAAACTGGCGGTCAAAACCGTCGGTTCGCTCGACGAAGCCCTGGCCCACATCGAACGCTACTCCTCGCGCCACAGCGAGGCGATCGTCACCGAGAATGCGGAGACGGCGCGGCTGTTCACGCAGCGGACCGACGCGGCGTGCGTCTATGTCAACGTCTCGACGGCCTTCACCGACGGAGGCCAGTTCGGATTCGGCGCCGAGGTCGGAATCTCGACCCAGAAGCTCCACGCCCGGGGCCCGATGGGGCTTCCCGAACTCACGACCTACAAGTACGTCGTTTCGGGCGACGGGCAGACCCGGGACTCCTGA
- a CDS encoding CTP synthase has protein sequence MKLSKPKYIFVTGGVASSLGKGIISASIARLLQARGYSVTIQKLDPYINVDPGTLNPYEHGECYVTEDGAETDLDLGHYERFTNQPTSKANNVTTGRIYKSVIEKERKGEYLGKTVQVIPHITDEIKRRIQLLAQTKKYDVIITEIGGTVGDIESQPFIESVRQLRYSLGHKNTALVHLTLIPYMAASGEMKTKPTQHSVKALLENGLQPDILVLRAEHTLTSALKRKVALFCNVDANAVMESIDVPTIYEVPIKMHEQHLDEVVLDKLNLPADKEPDMAAWSAFVGKIKHPSKKIEIALVGKYTELPDAYKSISESFIHAGAVNDCKVKLRYVNSEKVTAETAASLLGRMSGILVAPGFGNRGIEGKIEAVRFARENGIPFLGICLGMQCAVIEFARHVMGLSDANSSEMEQATAHPVIDLMEEQKGVTAKGGTMRLGAYPCMLKKGSKVAAAYGKLNISERHRHRYEFNNDYLAQFEAAGMKAVGVNPDTNLVEAVEVENHPWFVGVQYHPEYKSTVLSPSPLFVAFVKAALAYAEKK, from the coding sequence ATGAAACTCTCCAAACCCAAGTACATATTCGTAACGGGCGGTGTGGCATCGTCGCTCGGAAAGGGTATTATTTCGGCCTCGATCGCACGTCTGTTGCAGGCACGCGGCTATTCGGTGACCATTCAGAAGCTCGACCCCTACATCAACGTCGATCCCGGAACGCTCAACCCCTATGAGCACGGCGAATGTTACGTCACCGAGGACGGCGCCGAGACGGACCTCGACCTGGGACACTACGAACGCTTCACGAACCAGCCCACGTCGAAGGCCAACAACGTTACGACGGGCCGCATCTACAAGAGCGTCATCGAGAAGGAGCGCAAGGGCGAGTACCTGGGCAAGACCGTGCAGGTCATTCCCCACATCACCGACGAGATCAAACGCCGCATCCAGCTGCTGGCGCAGACCAAAAAATACGACGTCATCATCACCGAGATCGGCGGCACGGTGGGCGACATCGAGTCGCAGCCGTTCATCGAATCGGTGCGCCAGCTGCGCTACTCGCTGGGGCACAAGAACACGGCGCTGGTGCATCTGACGCTGATCCCCTACATGGCCGCTTCGGGCGAGATGAAGACCAAGCCCACGCAGCACTCCGTGAAGGCGCTGCTGGAGAACGGGCTCCAGCCCGACATTCTCGTGCTGCGCGCCGAACATACGCTGACCTCGGCGCTCAAACGCAAGGTCGCGCTGTTCTGCAACGTCGATGCCAACGCCGTGATGGAGTCGATCGACGTGCCGACGATCTACGAGGTGCCGATCAAGATGCACGAACAGCACTTGGACGAAGTGGTGCTGGACAAGCTGAACCTCCCGGCCGACAAGGAACCGGATATGGCCGCCTGGAGCGCTTTCGTGGGCAAGATCAAGCACCCGTCGAAGAAGATCGAAATCGCGCTGGTGGGCAAGTACACCGAGCTGCCCGACGCCTACAAGTCGATCAGCGAATCGTTCATTCACGCCGGGGCCGTCAACGACTGCAAGGTGAAGCTCCGCTATGTCAATTCGGAGAAGGTCACCGCCGAGACGGCCGCCTCGCTGCTGGGCAGGATGTCGGGTATTCTGGTGGCCCCGGGCTTCGGCAACCGCGGCATCGAGGGCAAGATCGAGGCCGTGCGCTTCGCCCGTGAGAACGGCATTCCGTTCCTGGGCATCTGCCTGGGCATGCAGTGCGCCGTGATCGAGTTCGCGCGTCACGTGATGGGACTTTCCGACGCCAATTCGAGCGAGATGGAGCAGGCGACGGCCCATCCGGTGATTGACCTGATGGAGGAGCAGAAGGGTGTGACGGCCAAGGGCGGCACGATGCGTCTGGGCGCCTATCCCTGTATGCTGAAGAAGGGTTCGAAGGTCGCTGCGGCCTACGGAAAGCTCAATATTTCGGAGCGTCACCGTCACCGCTACGAGTTCAACAACGACTATCTGGCGCAGTTCGAGGCCGCCGGCATGAAGGCCGTGGGCGTCAACCCCGACACCAATCTGGTGGAGGCCGTCGAGGTCGAGAACCATCCGTGGTTCGTCGGTGTGCAGTACCATCCCGAGTACAAGAGCACCGTGCTGAGTCCTTCGCCGCTCTTCGTGGCTTTCGTGAAAGCCGCGCTGGCCTATGCGGAGAAGAAGTAA
- the crcB gene encoding fluoride efflux transporter CrcB: MIRELLAVGLGGAAGSVVRYMLSAWLLAGHTLLGFPAGTFAVNAVGSLLIGILLETISSAAAGWLLVAGFCGGFTTFSTFSADAVRLLRAGNYGPAAAYIALSVVTCIAFAALGMWIRAQIARN, encoded by the coding sequence ATGATTCGTGAACTTTTGGCCGTGGGGCTCGGCGGCGCCGCCGGCAGCGTCGTCCGCTACATGCTTTCGGCATGGCTGCTGGCTGGACACACGCTGCTGGGATTTCCCGCCGGAACGTTCGCGGTCAATGCCGTCGGATCGCTGCTGATCGGCATCCTGCTGGAAACGATCTCGTCGGCCGCGGCAGGATGGTTGCTCGTCGCAGGATTCTGCGGAGGCTTCACCACCTTCTCGACCTTTTCGGCCGACGCCGTGCGGCTGTTGCGCGCCGGGAATTACGGCCCCGCGGCGGCCTATATCGCGCTGAGCGTCGTGACGTGCATCGCTTTCGCGGCGCTGGGGATGTGGATCAGAGCGCAAATTGCACGTAATTAA
- the proB gene encoding glutamate 5-kinase yields MDCNKKYRRIVIKIGSNVLTREDGRPDTTRISALVDQIAGLYRAGVEVILVSSGAVASGRSVLEPRVGRIDTVSARQLFSAVGQVKLLNRYYDLFNEYGIVCGQVLTTKESLSTRRQYLNQRNCMEAMLAAGVVPIVNENDTISVTELMFTDNDELSGLVAAMMDAEALVILSNIDGIYDGSPADPASQVIRRVAPGRDLSQYIDTARSSRGRGGMTTKSRISSRVAGEGIEVVIANGRRDGILTDLVLTGRDVVCTRFEAAPRPASGVKKWIASSEGFAKGALHLDAGAAAAISQSKAASILAVGVTAVEGEFERDDIVRILSPEGAPLGVGRISCDSATARRNLGRKGLKPLIHCDYLYLE; encoded by the coding sequence TTGGACTGTAACAAAAAATACCGCCGCATCGTCATCAAGATCGGCAGCAACGTGCTGACCCGCGAAGACGGACGGCCCGACACCACGCGCATCTCGGCGCTCGTGGACCAGATCGCAGGGCTCTACCGCGCGGGCGTCGAGGTGATCCTCGTCTCGTCGGGGGCCGTGGCCTCGGGCCGCAGCGTCCTCGAACCCCGGGTCGGACGCATCGACACAGTCTCGGCGCGCCAGCTCTTCTCGGCCGTCGGACAGGTGAAGCTGCTGAACCGCTACTACGACCTCTTCAACGAATACGGCATCGTCTGCGGGCAGGTGCTCACCACCAAGGAGAGCCTCTCCACGCGGCGCCAGTATCTCAACCAGCGCAACTGCATGGAGGCGATGCTCGCCGCGGGCGTCGTCCCGATCGTCAACGAGAACGACACCATCTCGGTCACCGAACTGATGTTCACCGACAACGACGAACTCTCGGGCCTCGTGGCCGCGATGATGGACGCCGAGGCGCTCGTCATCCTGAGCAACATCGACGGCATCTACGACGGATCGCCCGCGGACCCCGCGTCGCAGGTCATCCGCCGCGTGGCTCCGGGCCGCGACCTCTCGCAGTATATCGACACCGCACGCTCCTCGCGCGGCCGCGGGGGCATGACGACCAAAAGCCGCATCTCGTCGCGCGTCGCGGGCGAGGGCATCGAGGTCGTGATCGCCAACGGCCGCCGCGACGGCATCCTGACCGATCTGGTCCTCACGGGCCGCGATGTCGTGTGCACGCGCTTCGAGGCGGCGCCCCGCCCCGCTTCGGGGGTCAAGAAGTGGATCGCCAGCAGCGAGGGCTTCGCCAAAGGGGCCCTGCACCTCGACGCCGGAGCCGCTGCGGCCATTTCGCAAAGCAAGGCCGCGAGCATCCTCGCCGTGGGGGTCACCGCCGTCGAGGGGGAGTTCGAACGCGACGACATCGTGCGCATCCTCTCGCCCGAAGGCGCGCCGCTGGGCGTGGGCCGCATCTCGTGCGACAGCGCCACGGCCCGCCGCAACCTGGGCCGCAAGGGTCTCAAGCCGCTGATTCACTGCGATTACCTATATCTGGAATAA
- a CDS encoding DUF349 domain-containing protein — translation MATEKPTLPAPEEPVSPAAEDVQATPAVTAEVPETPNPAAEAPAEAETAPVAETPAEAAAGETEPAEAPAGAEEAPAEEAAPRAKRTRIQPAAEPVAEAAEEAAPADVQVDFADEEAALAAQNAGLEIEDETPEEEAADRLAGETPDTADKFAGKGKEELVALFARMLEEQPVQSIRRDVEALKIAFYRIRRAEVEAARRRFIEEGGAEEDFAPSVDGAEVQLKEQFKIYRQRRDAFIANLEAEKEANLKVKQAIIEELKELVNSDETLNHTFNKFRELQQRWKETGIVPQQYVKDLWETYNLHVENFYNFIKINKELRDLDLKKNYEQKVALCEQAEALILEPSVVEAFRKLQKLHDEWRETGPVANEYKEALWERFKAASSRINKQHQEHFEALKGEQVRNLELKTELCVATEELAAQPLTTRKEWNKASDRLLEIQKTWKTIGFAPKKDNNRIYERFRTACDRFFEAKRQFYAGMKTEMEHNLQLKTEICEAAESLMNSEEWKKATDELIALQARWKQIGAVSRRHSDAVWKRFRAACDKFFERKASHFASVDGEHEENLQKKLALLAEMAEADVKAGGYEVIREFQRRWGEIGFVPIKQKDSIQKKYKAAVDELFNTLRGSERDRSMGRFREKVSSLKASGDRRLRTERERLYNKVRQLEQEIALLENNIGFFAKSKNAEALVADVRAKIGRAREEMAAAIEKVKLIDKQDQEEQNNENK, via the coding sequence ATGGCTACTGAAAAACCGACACTTCCTGCTCCCGAAGAGCCTGTCAGCCCTGCGGCTGAAGATGTGCAAGCGACCCCTGCCGTGACTGCCGAAGTCCCCGAAACCCCGAATCCTGCCGCCGAGGCGCCTGCCGAAGCGGAAACCGCTCCTGTTGCGGAGACTCCCGCCGAAGCGGCCGCCGGGGAGACCGAACCTGCCGAGGCGCCTGCCGGGGCGGAAGAAGCCCCTGCCGAGGAGGCCGCTCCGAGGGCGAAGCGCACCCGCATCCAGCCTGCGGCGGAACCCGTGGCCGAAGCCGCCGAAGAGGCTGCGCCGGCCGACGTGCAGGTGGATTTCGCCGACGAGGAGGCTGCGCTCGCCGCGCAGAACGCCGGACTGGAGATCGAGGACGAAACGCCCGAGGAGGAGGCCGCCGACCGTCTGGCCGGGGAGACGCCCGACACCGCGGACAAGTTCGCCGGCAAAGGCAAGGAGGAGTTGGTGGCGCTGTTCGCCCGGATGCTCGAGGAGCAGCCCGTGCAGTCGATCCGCCGGGATGTCGAGGCGCTGAAAATCGCCTTCTACCGCATCCGCCGCGCCGAGGTCGAGGCCGCACGCCGCCGTTTCATCGAGGAGGGCGGCGCCGAGGAGGATTTCGCCCCGTCGGTGGACGGAGCCGAAGTGCAGCTCAAGGAGCAGTTCAAGATATACCGTCAGCGCCGCGACGCCTTCATCGCCAATCTCGAAGCCGAAAAAGAGGCCAATCTGAAGGTCAAGCAGGCGATCATCGAGGAGCTGAAGGAGCTGGTCAACTCGGACGAGACGCTCAACCATACGTTCAACAAGTTCCGCGAACTCCAGCAGCGCTGGAAGGAAACCGGCATCGTGCCTCAGCAGTATGTCAAGGATCTGTGGGAAACCTATAACCTCCACGTCGAGAATTTCTACAATTTCATCAAGATCAACAAGGAGCTGCGCGATCTCGACCTGAAAAAGAACTACGAGCAGAAGGTCGCCCTCTGCGAGCAGGCCGAGGCGCTGATCCTCGAACCTTCGGTGGTCGAGGCGTTCCGCAAGTTGCAGAAACTCCATGACGAGTGGCGCGAGACGGGTCCCGTGGCCAACGAATACAAGGAGGCGCTCTGGGAGCGTTTCAAAGCCGCGTCGAGCCGCATCAACAAACAGCATCAGGAGCATTTCGAGGCGTTGAAGGGCGAGCAGGTCCGCAATCTCGAACTCAAAACCGAGCTTTGTGTTGCGACCGAGGAGCTCGCGGCGCAGCCGCTGACCACCCGCAAGGAGTGGAACAAGGCCAGTGACCGTCTGCTGGAGATTCAGAAGACCTGGAAGACCATCGGATTCGCTCCCAAGAAGGACAACAACCGCATCTACGAGCGTTTCCGCACGGCGTGCGACCGATTCTTCGAGGCCAAGCGGCAGTTCTATGCCGGGATGAAGACCGAGATGGAGCACAACCTCCAGCTGAAAACCGAGATCTGCGAGGCCGCCGAGTCGCTGATGAACAGCGAGGAGTGGAAGAAGGCCACCGACGAACTGATCGCCCTGCAAGCCCGCTGGAAGCAGATCGGGGCGGTGTCGCGGCGTCATTCGGATGCCGTTTGGAAGCGTTTCCGAGCCGCCTGCGACAAGTTCTTCGAGCGTAAGGCGTCGCACTTTGCGAGCGTTGACGGCGAACACGAGGAGAATTTGCAGAAGAAACTCGCCCTGCTGGCCGAAATGGCCGAGGCCGACGTGAAGGCCGGCGGTTACGAGGTGATCCGCGAGTTCCAGCGCCGCTGGGGCGAGATCGGATTCGTGCCCATCAAGCAGAAGGACAGCATTCAGAAGAAATACAAGGCCGCCGTCGATGAGCTGTTCAACACGCTGCGCGGCTCGGAGCGCGACCGCTCGATGGGCCGCTTCCGCGAGAAGGTCTCGTCGCTCAAAGCGTCGGGCGACCGCCGTCTGCGCACGGAGCGCGAGCGTCTGTACAACAAGGTGCGCCAGCTGGAGCAGGAGATCGCCCTGCTGGAGAACAACATCGGGTTCTTCGCCAAGTCGAAGAACGCCGAGGCGCTGGTGGCCGACGTGCGGGCGAAGATCGGCCGCGCCCGCGAGGAGATGGCGGCGGCCATCGAGAAGGTGAAGCTGATCGACAAACAGGACCAGGAAGAACAGAACAACGAAAACAAATAG